The following is a genomic window from Polypterus senegalus isolate Bchr_013 chromosome 9, ASM1683550v1, whole genome shotgun sequence.
gaaagagaaaggagagggaactaaaatcacagttaatcagacagccgtcatttttcactcggctgaattcaaaagcaaaggcagacacaccgaagcatggttccgggtgagtcactcgataattaagcataagaagtctatccaagatggagagatgataaaagatgcttTCGTTGAGGCAGagggctagggagaaattcctgctgagatttcaagacccctagCCAGAGAAAAAgcagtttctccttgtcattaaacattcagaatacaagcaacttaataacgatcaatggctgttagacttagcattttttttccaatctggccaacatgttgaatgatcttaatttacagctgcaaggaaaagagaaaaccatggtcaatatgaaaAGCTCAGTTAATGTTTTCAAACGAAAAGTGCAACATCTGTACTCAAAGCtacagcgccttgatttggggaacatccaaaacctcgcatcCTCCATGttcccgggtgtggcagaagtaaatgTTTCCCGAGCTCTCTGAGACTCGAGgcacccctggcggtggccacgggccccagtgggcttgagcctccttgctcctgcCCCGTGGTCTTCTCcagatccagggtggttgccccctcatggcccggagGATGAATATGCCACCtcccagtatgtgtgtgtgtgtatgtatgtatatatatatatatatatatatatatatatatatatatatatatatatatatatatatatatatatatacagtgcatctggaaagcattcacagcgcatcactttttccacattttgctatgctacagccttattccaaagtggattaaattcattttttcctcagaattctacacacaacaccccataatgacaatgtgaaaaaaagtttacttgaggtttttgcaaatttattaaaaataaaaaaacgagaaatcacatgtacataagtattcacagcctttgctcaatactttgtcgatgcacctttggcagcaattagcctcaagtctttttgaatatgatgccacaaacttggccagtttcacccattcctttttgcagcacctctcaagctccatcaggttggattggaagcgtcggtgcacagccattttaagatctctccagagatgttcaatcggattcaagtctgggctctggctgggccactcaaggacattcacagagttgtcctgaagccactcctttgataccttggctgtgtctttagggtcgttgtcctgctgaaagatgaaccgttgccccagtctgaggttaagagctctctggagcaggttttcatccaggatgtctctgtacattgctgcagtcatctttccctttatcctgactagtctcccagttccgcatgctgaaaaacatccctacagcatgatgctgccaccaccatgcttcactgtagggatggtattggcctggtgatgagcggtgcttggtttcctccaaacgtaacgcctggcattcacaccaaagtgttcaatctttgtctcatcagaccagagaattttgtttctcatggtctgagactcctttaggtgccttttggcaaactccaggcagcctgccatgtgccttttactaaggagtggcttccgtctggccactctaccatacaggccgggttggtggattgctgcagagatggttgtccttctggaaggttctcctctctccacagaggacctctggagctctgacagagtgaccatcgggttctcgatcacctccctaactaaggcccttctcccccgatcgctcagtttagatggccggtcagctctaggaagagtcctggtggttttgaacttcttccacttacaggtgttggaggccactgtgctcattgggaccttcaaagcagcagaaatttttctgtaaccttccccagatttgtgcctcgagacaatcctgtctcagaggtctacagacaattcctttgacttcatgcttggtttgtgctctgacatgaactgtcaactgtgggaacttatatagacagatgtgtgcctttccaaatcatgtccaatcaactgaattgaccacaggtggactccaattaagctgcagaaacatctcaagggtgATCAGGataaaacaggatgcacctgagctcaattttgagcttcatggcaaaggctgtgaatacttatgtacatgtgttttctcattttttttatttttaataaatttgcaaaaatctcaagtaaacttttttcaactaTTTTTTCGGATgcgctgtgtgtatgtgtgtgtgtttgtgtgtgtgtgtgtgtatatatatatatatatatatatatatatatatatatatatatatatatatatatatatatatatatatatatatatatataatataatataatataatataatataatataatatagcatttttaatgtaggtagatcattttgacctggtcattttaaaagtagctcgcaagccgaaaaagtgtgggcacccctgtcctagaaccatcctgccaaatttgaATGTTTCAAGTAAATGGGAAATGGTGTTTTTGTTGAGTAAGTGAGTGAATCGGTCAGTCAGTCAAttaactttgcattttatatatatatttttatgtcaaTTAACATCtagccaatactgatgctctatgtaagaaaggtcagagcagactatactttctgagaaggttggcatccttcaacatctgcagtaagatgctgcagatgttctaccagatggttgtggcgagtgccctcttctacgcagtggtgtgctggggtggcagcataaagatgaaagacgcctcacgcctggacaaacttgttaagaaggcaggctctattgtaggagtaaagttggacagtttaaaatctgtggcagagtgacgggcattaagcaaactcctgtcaatcatggagaatccactgcatccacttaacaggatcatctccaggcagaggagtagcttcagtgacagacttttgtcactgtcttgctccactgacagactgaggagatcgttcctcccccacactatgcaattcttcaattccacccgggggagtaaatgctaacattaattttattttttattttttttattttattttcatttttattactatttaatttaatattgtttctttgtatcagtatactgctgctggattatgtgaattttcccttaggattaaaaaagtatctatctatctagtcacaTTACAGGAATTTACACAAGTATTGTTTATACATCAGTTATATTGACATATTAGCTAATTATTGGTGCTTGTTTATTCTCTCCATTTCTTATAATCCTAGGTAGTGAATGGAGAAATTTACCCTCCAACAGCCGCCGAAGCTGAAATAAACATGAGTTATCCACCACATACTCCTACTGAACATCGTATGGCCATTGGGCAGGAGTTATTTGGCCTACTTCCAGGCCTTGGGATGTATGCCACTCTCTGGCTTCGGGAACACAACCGCGTCTGTGATATCCTGAAGGCTGAACATCCTACATGGAGTGATGAGCAACTGTTCCAAACAGCTAGACTTATAATTATTggtatgaaaaaatatacttcTTTCTGCTTTCCTTTCTCACTTTTAAATCAAAtcatacaaattaaaattacCAACACTTTCTCAaacatagataaaaaaaaagagtaaagttTTTAGCCTTCTGTAAGGTAAATGGTATTTTGATACTGAACAAAACGTTTTTGGATTAAATTCACATTccgttcctgccttgcgtctaaTGCCTCTGGCATAGACTCTGACCCTCATCACCCTGATCTGTCTTAAGCAAATTTgatgatggatgtatggatggataatataattaataaatatagctCTTGTGTCAAATCAAACACTGTCTTTTACCTAAAATGCTTTCTACCGTGTCTATCCTTAGGGCTCCTcttcaggatgaaatccttgtgGCAATGTCACTTTCGAAGAAAGAGTAAATTTACTTCATACAATTAGTCTAAAACAAATGATGCTTTGttcttttataatgtttttatgtgtgtgcatTTTCAACCACATATAAAGTCATAATTAGAGAATGGCATTCCAAGTATGTATAAGAGAATCAgtttaaatgtaatcattttaaccACCTACCATATTCATTCCACTCGCACTGAATTAAattgaaatgtgtttatttcataAGCACTCTGCAGGTGTTTCCTGATCATTTGCTCTTAAAACAAAgttgtaattactgtatatattgagcaatttgtgttttaaataatttcaacATTTTTGTTAATCTCTCATCAGGAGAATACTCTACATTTCTTATAATATGAAGTTACACGTTTATAGAAGAAGCAGGTGTTGGTTcgattataaatttttttttcttattttaggagAGACAATCAAAATTGTTATTGAAGAATATGTTCAGCACCTAAGTGGTTATCATTTGAAATTGAAGTTTGACCCTGAACTTCTTTTTGGTGTCCAGTTTCAGTACAGAAATCGCATTGCAGTGGAATTCAACCATTTGTACCACTGGCATCCCTTAATGCCTGACAGCTTCTTGATTCAAGATACAGAATTCTCTTACAAAGATTTTCTTTTCAACACATCCATTTTGATGCACTATGGAATAGAAACTCTGGTTGAATCTTTTTCTAAACAAATAGCTGGCCGGGTAAAGTATTATTCAGCACTATAATATTTGTGTCTTTATTTCACTCGTTTGTGTATGTTTGCTtgcttaaacaaaatgtaaagatttaataATATGGGTTGTGTAATTTATAAGAGAAAATAGATTGTCAATGATGGTACCCATCAAATTTATAATTTCCAACATGTCACAtctaaattaatcaaaaaaattcACTCATGTCAAACATTTTAGGGGTGTTTTTATAGAATTGAGAGTGCTGGATCATCAAAATATGGCAAAACAATTGCTCTGTCATGTCCAGGTTTTAAAAGatgacttaaaaatgaaaaaacagtatgttagagaaaaaatattttttaaattaattatttagacttgaaaaatgttaaattacaCATATGCAGTAACTGTTTTaggtaaaattattattaacCAAAAGTAGTCACCAGGTAGTTGTTTTCTTCATGTAACCCTCTTAAGGTGTTGGGTGGTGGAATGACCTGTAGACTCACTCCACTTTCTCAATGTTCATCATGATGGTGtagaaaatggatttttaaagacatgttgcATCCAAGTACTAGCTTGGAGGAGAGAAGCTCCTTGACCATTTCCTCGTAGTTTTCCACCTTTGTATTCCCAAGAAAACAGTAgcttgtgctttttttccccaattaagGAAGGCTGTGTATTATTTTACTGTTTGCTTACATGCTTCCTGATCAAAACAATGGATAGAAAGCCTGGTCTTGCATATCAACAATGATTTTATGTCTTCTGACAATAAAAAAGCATCTTTTGAAACTTTTGAGATATAAATTCCTGGCTAATCTGAATGAGtagaaagacagaaaacaaatacTATTAAGAAATAGGAAGAGTGTCATTTTTCAGCTCAAAGTATGCTTCAGATAATATTCTGAGCATGAAAAGTACTTATGCCATAAAACAAGcataacttattttttaataaatacatttttttcaaaactgtttttcaCTGAAATCAGTATCTAATGGAAGCGGTTTGTggttgaaaaattaaaattccaGAAATGAATTCAGCACAGCTAAATCTATAATGTACACCAATATTTTTGTGTGGGAGGATTATTTATGCAGACCAGTGTTATTTAAAAGTGTagtatgtttcttttgtagtttttcttttaattacatgaaatttagaaaagaaaatgttaattattaatcccatatttttatagtcattgaattctaaataataaatataattatcacTAACCTCATgttttaccatttaaaaaaatgaaaacatcagaaaAGTACAAAGAAgcatacagtgtctataaaaaataTAGTTATCCCTCTAGGATGTTTCTACATGTTGTTGCTATATGACATTGCATGTCAGTGGAATTAATTTTGATCACATTTTGGACCGTGTCAGGCCTAGAGAGATTTCTTTTCACTTTGGCGTTAAAGAGCATTTTGTTCTGTTGATTAGTGTTAAAGCCCAATTAAATGCAGTATGATTCAATAACAATACAACTACCAAAAGGGTTAATACTGACCTTGGGCACCGTGTGTGATGCTTCtatgtttaaaaaaagatgtgtgcaatagaaatatagTGCACTTTATACCCCATAGAAATTTCTAATTTGCCAAATGTGTATATAGTGTATGaaacttaaaaatgtaaacatcagAATAATATAAAGTTATAAATTGTACTTTTGACAGTTTTTAACTATGGTAGAAGCTGTAGGACTGTTCGTAAAACTTAACGAAGATTGCATTTGTCCTTGTCCAGTTATACTGAATTTTGCATTTTACAGATTGGTGGTGGCCACAATATAAATCCTTTCATTAAACATGTAGCCATAGGTGTGATTGAGGAGTCCCGTGTTCTGAGATTGCAACCATTTAATGAGTACAGGAAGAGATTTAACTTGAAGCCTTATAAATCGTTCCTGGAATTTGCTGGTAAGACTCTTTTCGAAACATAGCAATGCAACAccaattatatatttacatattgtaaATGAGCATAAAGAAGCAACTTATGTTTTGTTAAAGACCATGTTTCATTTTGTGACAAGGATTGTAATGtagttttgcatatttttatttctttcttaacTGTAGGTGATCCAAAATTTGCCAAGGAATTGGAAGATCTATATGGTGATATTGATGCTTTAGAGTTTTACCCAGGACTGATGCTTGAAAAGCCTCGTGCAGATGCTATATTTGGAGAAAGCATGGTAGAAATGGGAGCCCCATTTTCACTGAAAGGTCTTTTGGGAAATCCAATTTGTTCACCAGAGTATTGGAAGCCAAGCACATTTGGGGGAAAAGTAGGatttaatattgttaatacagCATCACTTGAAAAATTAGTCTGCCTCAATACAAAGAGATGTCCATATGTTGCATTTCATGTGCcccaaatcaataaaaatgataatgtacATATAAAGGAGCCTTCCGAGTTATAGTGGGAGGGTAGCAGAAGAATGAGAAGgagacttaattttatttttatatattgtccaTAATTTGTAGAATCTGGAatctttcctttatttaataCAGCTTTTCATCCTTTGCCTCGTTTAATTTGTTTGGATTTCCCATCATAAAATGTAACTGTTTTCCTTGTAGTTTTttgatacatacagtaagtaatggCATACATAGCTTCCTGACAGCAAATTGAAAAAATATGGCCACTGTTAAATACCCTTTTTTCATGTATAAACAGTAACTTATTTtctgaatcaattttaaaaaattaagagtaagcatcactttgcagagatggaCACATGCAATAAATGAGAGGCATTTCACGTTACGTAAAATGCacttctttgtttcattttgtcaatcttgtttttttttttttttttttgaagtatgAATTCACAGTCTGCTACCAAACAAAATAAGTGTGTAGAGATGTTTTAATTAGACCTtccaaaaagaaataatgaatttagttctgtattttaacattggaagttaaaatgtttaaatttcaaaactactggttaaattaattttttttgcgtAACACAGCATTGGCTATttgtaaattgttatttaaaactgtaaaaaataaaggtCAGCTCTTGCCTTAAGTATACTGTGTAATATATGATGATTACTTTTACATTAATTTCAAATCTAGTTTACTACATGGGGTTCAAATATAGCTTACCATCACTAGTTGTCAATGAATGGTACAAAGTGAGTacaatccatttatttatttattcattttttttatcccttAGTAATGTTAAATTACTTGTACTACAATACATTACCTCTTTGATTATACTGATGAAGGACATTTTAACAAGATTCTGAGCTGGACAGACCTGGCTGCCCTATCCTCAGTAATTTTTTGCAATCTCTCCTGGGGAATTCCCAGATGCTCTCAGGGTGGAGGAGATATAACCAACGAGTGTATTCTCGGTCTATCTTGTGTCTATGAGACATTCCTAGTATACTTGTCAGGGGAAGCACCCATGAGTAACAAAACTGCATGCCCAAACCAGCTGGCCTCTCTCATTAAGGAGCAGCATTGGTATTACTCCAAGTTCTTACCGTATTGAAAAACTTCTCAGGCAATCAAGATGAGTGAGCTCAACAATTCTGAGCAGGAACATCCATTCAGTGAGAATGAACATGTACAAGCATGGTAAGTGGGAATCTTTCTTCTTGTTCATCATCATGGTCTTTCATGATGTCTGCACTAATTCAATGTTCTCTCGCTCACCTCTGCCCTCATTTATGAGCAAGACCCTGAGGTACACAAAATCCTTCAGCTGTTCACCCCTTTACCTGAAAAGAACAATCTACTCTCTTCAAGGAGAGGACTGTGACATCAGATGTGGAGGGGCTAATTCTTATCCTAACAGCATTATACTCGGGTGTAGACTCTTCCAGTGACTAGCACAGATATCAGTTACCAAGTGGATTCAGTTCAGGAAGCCTCAGAATATCCCAAAATATTACAACTAAAAATGGCCATGGAAAGATATTCTCCAGAATAAAGGAAAaagtataaatatttgttaacaaaAAGTTGTTAATGCATCAAAAACATGGGACAGATGCtagcaataaattaataaagcttTCTTGACAGTGGGTGGTGAGTCCACATGACAGCGCCATGTTTCTTTTTAGAACTATACCCAACCGGGCTACATGGGCTATTCAGCCACTAGCACTGGCAATGGGTCCCGGACTCCTTGTTCCAGACAAGATTTTCTTTGACTTAATTGGAAATTTTATGAAAATCATTTATCTCCCTTTAGTCCGGTATAGCATGAGTTACCCTATTAGGAACGCTTAAATCTCCAGACAGTATTCCTCTACGGATCATAGAGAAACACAGT
Proteins encoded in this region:
- the ptgs1 gene encoding prostaglandin G/H synthase 1, with the translated sequence MLVTPPQNPTGSAERRKHPGWRRRVATTCSAARLQWTCVAWHLLFFLVPAGCEETPAAENPCCYYPCQHRGICVQFGLEHYECDCTRTGYYGINCTIPEFWTMVHNFLKPSPDTVHYILTNFKWLWGLINHSFIRETLMRAVLTVRSNLIPSPPTYNSAYGYINWESYSNVTYYTRLLPPVPEDCPTPMGSKGKAELPDPNIIVEKFLVRKEFIPDPQGTNLMFAFFAQHFTHQFFKTHNRMGRGFTKGLGHGVDASHIYGDNLERQLNLRLLKDGKMKFRVVNGEIYPPTAAEAEINMSYPPHTPTEHRMAIGQELFGLLPGLGMYATLWLREHNRVCDILKAEHPTWSDEQLFQTARLIIIGETIKIVIEEYVQHLSGYHLKLKFDPELLFGVQFQYRNRIAVEFNHLYHWHPLMPDSFLIQDTEFSYKDFLFNTSILMHYGIETLVESFSKQIAGRIGGGHNINPFIKHVAIGVIEESRVLRLQPFNEYRKRFNLKPYKSFLEFAGDPKFAKELEDLYGDIDALEFYPGLMLEKPRADAIFGESMVEMGAPFSLKGLLGNPICSPEYWKPSTFGGKVGFNIVNTASLEKLVCLNTKRCPYVAFHVPQINKNDNVHIKEPSEL